A region of the Phaseolus vulgaris cultivar G19833 chromosome 11, P. vulgaris v2.0, whole genome shotgun sequence genome:
GACGTAAAAAGAAGAAATACATACTTTATCATGTCATCTTACATGATTTATTGTTGAATAAATACTATTGTTGAACAAATTCTATTTTCTTACAGATGATGCATGATCATATgtgtttattcatttttttatttaagcaCTTAATCAAAATCATGGGTGTTGAACCTTtctctaacatttttttttatatgtgtgTATTAAATTGATCGAAGGTTTTGTGTTGTTCGTTTGGGTGTTGTTGCCCTTTAGGGGTGTAGTAGCCTATAATAGGTTTTGTTGCCCTTTTATGGGTGGTTTGGTAAGAATATTTGTGAAGGTATTGTGACCCTTTAAGGATTGAGTATTAAGCACAAACATCCTAGCTTCATTGTTAGTATGATCAAGTTGAGTAAAGTACTATTAAACAATGAGAAATGGTTGGAGGTATATCATCAAAATGAATGTATAAAACCAAAACCTAGAATAAAGGAGTTAAAAATGTATTCCAATATTTTCCTTATGAGTTAGGTGTTCCTTTGTGTTGAGATGTGTTTAATATTAGTCTTCAAAGAATGTTGagtgtgagaaaaaaaattaatgtttggAATTGTGGATGTGGttgtaaaaaaattgtttgagtgatatattaatatacatgttattgataaatttatttctctaaTATTAACttacatatatgtatatattttgacTACTTTTATCATACTTAGTACGGGAGTAAAGAATAATGTAGGTGTTAGCAGAAGTACTAGAAATGGTTAGGAGAAAATATTCATTGAACATTCCTATGCTTTGTAAATAtacatgtttatatattttgatgataagtgacaatatttatattattatacatgTGTACGTCTGGATCTGTGTATGAATAATTGAAAATCTTGAAGTGTTATTGACatgattttgaatttatttcaactttattttgattatgtttgtatggtttatttttatgttttctattccatgtgaagctagacttgaTTAGGATTATGCtttaatttgatttgaattttgtattatatttgaaattcatttgaattatgtttaaaattgattttgaattacGTTTGAAATTGATATGAGATATGATAGCATATTATATtgtattggattttttttaatattatgaaatgttgGAGATCCCTAATATGAAATATGATTGCGTTAAATACATATAGGTTCAGAGAAATAATAGTGATTGCATATACGAgatttttttgtcaaaattaCCAACAAAATAGATTTTGGCAGCAACGGTacctattatttttatatgtcaGTAATGTTAGTaagtaaaatttatttcttatttttcttttttataattgtcTACTAAGAAGAATctctaaattattaattattttttttgagtGAAtggtttcttcttcatttctagtgATGATACCATTTACGTACACTAGCACTATAGCTAGTTTGCCACTAAGTGTCCACTCTTCAATCTTTCTCCAATTTCATACGTGTCTTTTACATCTTCAAATGGTACAATGATTTCGTTTACTTGCGCACCTAACTTAAGCTAACCCTGCTTTCAAAACTTCATGGTTGTTCCATAATACTTGTAACAACGCCTTTTTTTTAACAAACAGAACCCCTACACGCacccttctttttctttcttctttctccctcTATCTCTCACTTCTATCttttctcttaatttctcaTTTCATACCTCCTTTATTTTAGGGTCTTTCTCCCTTCAAGAgtagaatttcatcccaactgcccaattgatctaacacacaagtctTAAACAAATCCTCTAAGGACTGAATAGTTTTCTCTGATTGTTCATCAGTTTGAGGATGATATGTTGAACTAAGTCTGAGTTTAGTTcccaaagcttcttgaagtgtttgtcagaatctggaggtgaatctagaatctctatctgaaactatgTTGGAGGATACACCATGCAATATGACTATTTCATTTATGTAAATCTGGACCAACTTCCACATAGAGATTCTCAAGTGTATAGGTAGAAAGTGTGTCGTCTTTGTCTACCTGTTCACTATGATCCAAACAGAGTCATACCttttctattttagaatctgatcgagtataaatgttccttaactcctcagctacaacatggtatgatcagattctaaaatagaagAGGTATAGAAtgagaaattaagagaaaaaatagaaaGGGGAGATGgagggagaaagaagaaagaaaaagacaGGGTTCTCTTTGTTAAAACAAAATGCGTTGTTACAATACTTTCTAGTCTAGCTCAccatgtaaaaatattttcttcagAGCCATCTGCTAAAGTAGTTTAGTGTTTCTAATGATGTGGCTTGTTAGCAAATTTGCATTTTGTAAAATAAACTATTTCGACAAAATAAATGGCAGGGTTTATTCTCAACCTCAATCTTGTCGTTAGATCTTTATGAAACTTTTTTTTCAAGAGTAGAATCGTTAGTGattgaaaaaaatacaattgtTCCATATCATTTACTTACATGTAAAATAAAGGTGGTACACTAAACGTGtagaagagagaaaagctagCCTACACTACCATAAGAatggtaaaaaataaattctgatatattaaaattacatttagtttgaatatattattttgagtAGTGAAAAACAATTGTTAATATATTAGAAGAAGAAATGGAGACCTAAACTACTTGAAAAGATTATGACTTTTCATTTTGTACTTCTTTGGTAGGTTTTCCGTTTTAGTTGGAAGAGTCTCCTCTCCTTCTTAGAAGCTTTTACACCTGCTTGGgagattttcttaaaattttcaaGTTGAGTTTGCTTTGCTATCTTTTGCAGTTTTTTTCCACTACCCGTGTTTTCTTTCGTCCACTTTGCTTCAGCTTTAGTGTATGTTTCCtcttatttacaaaattaactGAAATTGAGAAAAATAACGTGTAGTAAACATCCTAGTTTCAATTTTAATATCGGTCAAATTGATATGTTCAAGACGTGAGAAGACGACCATAACACATTTGGTCTATTCCCTTTCTTACGTCTTGAACATCTTTAAAGAGTCTTAACTTCAGTTATGATCTTGGTCAATTATATGGATCGTGTGAGATGGTTCTGTTCTTTTTTTATTGTACTGAAGTACCTCCAAAATGCTAACATCCTCAAGACTAATACTGCCATGTTTTCAGTATCATTTATGTGGAAAAAATTCAAAGGGACTGATTTGATCCATCTTAAGTTATAATATCTAGAGATCGTGTTAATACAGATGCTGTGAGAATATCTAGTGATCGTGGAAAAAATTCGAAGGGACGACAAGAGGATCATTAGCAAGGTATGTCTTTCGTTTTTCCTTATAAAACttcaaaaaagataaaagaaaaagaaaacatttttttaaattactccGAAGATTTTGAAAGATGGTTTCTGTAGTTGAGTCAGACAATCCTCATAACACGAAAACTATTTCAACTCTTCAAGGAGGTAGCACCAGCTAGCATGCAATTTCAGTGTTAATGGTTATTTAAATAAGGAATACAAACAGTGCAGCTACTATTAAGCAAAAAACATAAACACAACACAAATAAACTCCCAGAAAATAATATGATTATATATCGTAGacaaataactatttttatctcttttgaAGTATAATCGGAGTAAGCCCATGGAGCACAGACAACTGCTTCGATACTCCGGTACAAAAAATTAAGCTACTTCTACTTTGGACTACCCTCCATAACCACAAAATACTAAAAGGCCATCGAAGGGAAATCTGGCATTACGACGTTTTAGGTTATCCTTACATTACAATAATCTAGAACATTTATAGATAATCAAAGACCACCTGAGCATCCATACGCatctaaataataatttatgatttgcAATTGCTACTTGAGACAATGAGTTCAATGAGGCATAAGAATGTTTTCAGACAAACCAACAAGATTCACTGCCGGCCAAACTGAGGACTGTTGTTATTTAAATGTCCTGGTGGTGGTCTTGGTCTCGCATACTCTGCAAATATAACCCAGCCGTCCAAAAACTGCATTGCGTTGGGGAAATATTCAGTCATCATTACAGGAATAGCCACAAAAATGCCAAAACTTAAGTAACCATAGCATCATATATCTTTGAATGAACAATACAGACAACGGTTTGTGGAACACATTAAGATGAAGAAGGCgataaatatatcattaaacCAACCACAGAAAACTGTTATTGAAACACACATTTATAGTTGTATGTTAAATTATGCACATTTAGACAAGTCTATTTAGGGTGGGTAAAAGGCATATTAAATTAGAGAGTTGAATGATCACTAGTATCCACGTCAAGTAGGGGGAAATGAGAAAAACTGTGTTCAGAGAAAAATGATGAGTTCACGCACAGTCAAGGGAAATTGTAAACTTGTTTTTCAAGCACTGTGAATGCATAGCTAACACCATGGTAGTCAAAATCAAGATCTTACTTAAGATCGCAAAGGGAATTATACACCATAAATTAGGGGATCATGATCCTACAAATTAGGAGGACCATATATATGCACAAATACTTGTATATATGTGCATATATAAAGTAACAAATTAGAATGACACTTGAAAGACATAATTAAACAATAACATTTTCATCTTCTAATGTGAGTCTACACTGCTGCATTGGTATTTAAGCATAATTACCAAAGGTTTGCATATTGAAGTCATATTTTGAATGAACACAAACACGCAAACACAAATTCAAGACAAACAATGTTCTGAAAGAAAATTGAGTCTCCCCATACGGATCTAGCTTACCTTGCCATCCATTCCTTCAATGCCCTTTGCAGCCTCTTCTAATGTTGCATATTGCACAAAACCAAACCCCTTAGAGTAGCCTGAGACTCGATCAGTTACCACCCTTGCTGAAAACAGAAAACCATTGTGTTTCAGAgtatattttcaatatttaaccacaaaaaataaaagcatAATAAATAGCTGCATTAAAATATCTTGGAGGTGGAGAACAAACCATGAACAACTTCACCAAACTTTGAAAATTCTTCCCGAAGCTTTTCTGTAGTAGTTCGTTTGCTAAGCCCTAAAAGTAAGatacataaaaataacataGTCAACCAGATATTACATGAGACAGGGAGTTAGCCACACTAATGACACATTGCACAGGAAAGGCTTTGACCTAACAATTTTCGGCGGATAAAAATTACAAGATACAACTGTAAAATGTATGGTATTTCCAAAGAGCAAAATGAAGGGGCATTTAGTCCTGGAATATGGTGTGTATCCAAATTTAATACCAATGACATGGTGGATTTACACTTACAGTGCTtttttacatgttatttttgTGTGAGCAAACAAAATAATTAGAGCAAGTGTAGATTAAACCAAATTGGGTAGGATGCCATCACAGCAACCAATGAAACTCCTTCAATGCTCGCAGTGTTTGTTTGTATGGAATACGTTTCTTTGATTTGGGCTAGTTAATGGTATTCTTCAAGTTCCGAGTAAAGGCTTGGGCAGGGATTGTGGAAGTTCCTTCCTTAGAGGCCTTGTCTAGCTTATATCATCTCTCTAATCTCTACACAACTCACCCATGACAATGAAATGTTAAAGAAGTACAGCCCCTCAAGTTTCTACTTATCCCCATCAGTTAACCGGCCAATTCATACATAGGAGCATTTCAACATTCAACGCCCCCAGAGTATTTTGTACATAACATTCATTCAGTTTTCCGCTATTCTAAATACCTAATATTTCTTCTTCACTACCACATTAGGGTAGAAGCTCTTTCCAAGGTCAGTTCATGTATTCGGTGGTtgaaaatattactaaaaattgCATTATGCAGATTGATATAATGATACACCTAACGTTGTTTCTTGACCAAAATCGATTCATATATGACAATATCTATCAGAAACAGCAGACAGCCTACTAAACTTCCACAGTCCGAGGGTCTTGTGTGGATAGAGGAAGTCATTACAATGTAACAGGAacaagaaaaggcacacaaacCAAGACAACAAGACGGAAACTCACCCGTTATAAGGCTTCTAAAACAGCAATTAATACCCTAGTATAGGTTTATTTGGCCCTATTACTAATTGACATGGTATTCCTACATCATATTTGAATAAGATTTACAAAGCACAAAATCCAACTCCTTTTATTAAAGAATATAAATCATTGGAAATTCAAAATCACGCATACGAATAATAAAACCAAAGAGCACAATAAACAATCATTCTTTAACCACGTCAAAACCTAAAACACGCACATCCAATTCACAATTCACTCTATATCAAATTATTTAGCAACGAAGGACTCTAGAACTCTCTACAGCAGTCAAATCAATAAAcgataacaataacaataacatgaatttaatttaaataaaagcaAAGGGAAATTGAGAGACAAACCGGAGACAAAGAGGTTGTTGTTGGGCTCCGCCGTGGGTCGGGCGGGGCTGGGGACGGCGCCCAGAGGCGGTGTAGGAACGAAggggaaagaagaagaagcggaGTTTGAGCAGAAGAAGCGTCGCAAAACGTGTGGCGCCGCCACTGCTGCCCTCGTCGCCATGGGCAAGGGTTTAAGCTTAAGAGTAAAACCCTGGTGAGAATTAGAGAGAGGAGTGTGTGTAGGGTGAAGCCAGGGcttttatttataagaaaaataggTGCAAGGAAATTGCTGTTTGCACTCCCCAATTCTACTACTACACTTCCTTCTTAATTAGTATTATTTCCTTAAACACCTTAGAAATTAGACTCCTTTCTTCCCTTAATGGTTAGTGTTTTCACCACTTAAAAAATTGGTTCTAACGAGTCCATATTTTCTTCCTTATAGAACTTCAACATTTATCCTTATGTGTTATTATGGATTTTATTGTCATGTTTGAAAAGATGTAACACTAAAGTTCCCTCTTGGAAGCATTTTCAATTTCTCATCTCAAAATCAACCATAGACAAGAAAGACAAGACATAAAAATTCAACTACTTCACAATTTAAGGGGTCACAATGAGTGAATAGTGTTGTTTTGGTCCGATCAACAGTCTCGCATCGCTTAGGAGTCGAGGTCAATGGCAATTTAAATACACTTTCCTTCTTAAACCCTTTGAGACACTTTTTAAGGACAAATTAGTGATGGAACTTTGAGCTTCAAAGAGGATAATAGGTGATTGATCCTAGTGATGTTATCTCAACAAATTTGAGGTTGGAACAATGGCGGCATTTGTGGGAATGGAAAAGTAGTTTCAAAGATGAACTCTCGTTCCCTTAGCCCTCAACTGGGAGACTTGTTTAGGAGTTGTGGTTAAAGGCAATTTAAATACACCTTCCTCCATAAACCCTTTAaggcgccttttaaggacaaaaccatGGCGGAGGTTTGAGCTCCAAAGCGAAGAATACCTCGGATACGATGATTGACCATGGTGATGTTATCTCAACGAACTCGAGGTTGGAATATTTTTTGTGCTCACCATGGTAAAAATTTCCAAAAACCACGTTTCATATGGTATTCACCAGAAGTCAGACAACGACATCAACATCCCACTGGCTGAGTTCAAGAGGGGTGAACTGAACTTAAATATCTTAGAAATCTAGACTATAatgaaaatcttaaaaaaaatcaaccaattaGAATATCAAACTAATAGattgaaaatcatttttaactagtagaaaaaaaatgttaattaattattttttatcagatTTCTCAATTAATCATTTATATTTCTAAACAcacaataattatttaaaatttgattacaTAAATGTAAAGAGAGTGAGAAAGAGAGCAGAAAAAACACATAGAGATTTTTTGTATTGGTTAAGAGCTAAATCTAGTCTCTCAGccacacactacaagaaaatcattaaatagaaaccaattttagagaccaaaaataattagtcataatattgactaaattagatactattttacagactaaaaaaattattggtatctaaagtagtttctattgttaaaaaaaattataaactagtttctaaattggtttgGTAACTAACCCTAAGTAGGCTTATAAACCCTAGCCTAACCCTTATCTATTTGAGGCCCAAATCCTATGCTACTTAGCCCAATGTTTGaggcccaatttatttacaagaaatgaaattCTTATTCTAACTTTTACAACTAGCTCAAGGCTTTAAAACTATATGACAGGGAGTCTCTACTAGTCTCTGTCGAGTCTCACTCTACTTGTATCCTCCTAACCATTGCCCTAGTGGTAAGTGTTAAACAGGGTGCTTTGATGCTTCCAAATCTGCTTTGAAGACTTGTTGTagtgtttgtgtgtgttgtttagTAGATTTTGTATTGTCAATTCACATCTAGTATTGATTTAAATTCATTTGATTCTTATCccttttaaaataagttttttctaaaaaactttgaaattttagtcagttgtttttcaaatcaatttgtTGTTTGACAGTTATTGGTTttcaaaaggttttgaaaaatctttgctttattttgtcttttctgtcaAACTGAGACAACCGGATATTTTGATAAAACAATCgactattttatattaaatccttaacagaaaaataatttcaatcagttgttttgtaaaacaatctgttgtttttctaacaaaattctgttacgAGTCccaaactatttttaaatgtttccaacaatctgttgtttttctAAGAAAATTCTATTAAGAGTTCCaaactattttaaaatgtttccAAATGCTTTTGATTTATGATCTAACAATTTTAATCACTTCCTTGAATTTATATAAAGACTGTTTTATGATCTTTTCAAGAACCTAAGAAAAAAAGCTTATTAAAAACGTTTTTAAGATAATCAAAAGCTTTCTATCATCACTTGTGTGTGAAATAGGAACTGGATTTTCTATACTTCTATACTACTGCTTTATAAAGTCCGTGTGTACTTTATTTCCTTCTTTTGAACACTGTAATTTTGTGTAAGGCGGTTTCAAAAGGGTTTCTAAAAAATGTGGTGTtaccaaggagtgttgtgtgttcttaaggggttcaatatcaacactcttggtgtgtgttttgtaatcttcCTTTGACtgcttagtgaattctcagtgcatagttgaggactggatgtagctcttggttaagagtgaaccagtataaacctctttttgtgaatctctctatcccttctcTTATACATTGTTTTTAACAGTGTTCTTTCTCCGTTGGtacaaacaacctattgtttcgaaaaaataactggttgatttttttataaagaactataaaactgaaattttatCCAATTGAACAAAAAATCAATTGGTTAATTTTTCATAACTTTTCAATCTACTTCCaatctttgcaaaaatcttgtgaaaacaattcacccctctcttGTTTTGGCCACACATTCTAACGGTAAGTCCTCTGCTCTGAGCTCtaccatcatcccctccctttTGGAGAAGATTTTTCCTCGAATCTAAAGCTTTTGCCTAATATTCAGGGTGTAGATAAAAAGATAATGTCAAAAAGTATTTTTGTTGAGTCATTATAATTTGACACCCGTTTTAATTGTAGATTAACTTATTTGTTAGAAAAAATGGTTGTAAGATGGAAAAAATTTATGAATAGTCGTATCAAAATAACTCCCcccaaacacacacacacacatatatatatatagatggaGGTAGCACAACATAAAACCCAGCCAACACTATGAAACTACACCAAACTCTATTATGTTCCTTAAATTCTTTATTTATGCAATTCTTTCCACATCTCTAGTCAGGAACTAGATGTAATTTGAACTAGATGTAATTTTGAATGTTACTCATTACCAAACTTTACTCGAATTGCAAAATTGTACCTACAGCTAATGCACCCCACGAGTAAATTGGCACACACTTCCAATTAACATGGACCCAAGAAATCAAATAGCTCACCTTCAATCCATTAAGACAAAAACTACCACTACAGATAATCAAAACCACCATTTAAGGCCAAAATAGAGTGCAAACAAACGGTTTTTCACCAGAATGGTGCAGTTTACTTTGTTTACTAGAgatatagacaaaaaaaaattattacaagttTAAGCTAGTAGTGTCAAGATTTTTGGGCAAGTAGTGTCAAAATGTTTGGACAAGTCATGCTTTGTTGGCACAACTTTACTATAAAAAAGTCTTGTCAAGAGAACAAAACTTCAATTTAGACTTTGATCAACACAGAAACCGTGCAATCCATGAAAGACTTTCGTTAAAATCgtatttgattaattttaaattaaattttaagtaaagTCATGAGCAGGTTACATGGTTTCATAATTGTTAGGCACTACGATGACTTCAATACAGTAAAGTGGTGAACAAATCAGACGACTTTTATTTGTTAGAATTCTTTGAATATAATTCAACATGGTGGAAAAAGTTGGAAAAGATttacatttaaaacatattttgttccatagttattttttaacattaaattaaaaactaccttaattaatatatcaatatgattataaaaaattgttgtgAAGCATAAACATATACTAAGTATATTTAACAGATAATATTACTAATGAACTAATTGTTTATTAAAAGtgattttaaataatatctttttatttttcatttttatatttctcACTCATATAATTGTAATGaattgattttcatttttgaTACAAACCTGATCTTGAATCATTATTTGTTTTGGAGTTTATAATTTTGAGTGGATTTTATGGAGGCAATGCAGAAGTTAGATGAAGGTAGAATTATTAGAAAAAGGAATTTGATTTATGGAATTAGGGGTTTAGAAGAGGTGAGACCAACTTCTAAAGAGTCCTAGGCTAGACAAACAAATTGGTGCTAACATATAGTGAACTTGAGTTAAGTGAGACAACATTTGGGCATAAATTTCTTACTCAATTAAAGTTGAATTTACAAGAGGCCTAGCACAATTATTTATAGTGCTAAGGGCAACCAATGTGCAAATTTTAACCCTAAAAACTTTTCACTCCCATGGTGACAATTGGCTTCCTCTCATTGGAGCAAATCCTTTCAAATTAGAGGTTGACAAATGGCACTTCTTCATTGGTGGAAATCTTCTCCATTGAGGGAATGACATGTGAACCTTCATGTCTTCCTTGTCACTCTATGCTTTCTATTTTCACTTTATACATTTATTTGTGCACCTTATACGGTCTAGAGTTGCATTGGATCCAAGGTGGCTTAATTGTAACTCTATGTAGACTCTCTTTTCATATTTACACCCTACTCTAATTGGCCCAATATATGGCCCATGAAAGCTTTGATTAAAGTTTTTCACAAACAACATAACAATTTATTTCTATATGCTTCGTTCTCTCATGAAAACTAGGATTGAGAGTTATATATCTTGTGGATTGATTATAACAGTAGTTGATAAC
Encoded here:
- the LOC137824009 gene encoding organelle RRM domain-containing protein 2, mitochondrial, with product MATRAAVAAPHVLRRFFCSNSASSSFPFVPTPPLGAVPSPARPTAEPNNNLFVSGLSKRTTTEKLREEFSKFGEVVHARVVTDRVSGYSKGFGFVQYATLEEAAKGIEGMDGKFLDGWVIFAEYARPRPPPGHLNNNSPQFGRQ